A genomic segment from Nicotiana tabacum cultivar K326 chromosome 9, ASM71507v2, whole genome shotgun sequence encodes:
- the LOC107783575 gene encoding nicotinamidase 2, whose protein sequence is MASSSYRKYETRKRNPDPKSAVLLVIDMQNYFYSMAKPILPAINTTIDLCRQASVPVIFTRHRHKSPDDYGMLYEWWNGDIIKDGTVEAELIPELDRRESDLVVEKHTYSAFIDTNLEEKLLEMGKKEVIVSGVMTNLCCETTAREAFVRGFRVFFSTDATATSSAELHDATLKNLAYGFTYLVDCKRIQSAFSNS, encoded by the exons ATGGCTTCCTCATCATACAGGAAATATGAAACCCGAAAGCGAAATCCAGACCCGAAATCTGCGGTTCTTTTAGTGATAGATATGCAGAACTACTTCTACTCCATGGCCAAGCCTATTCTCCCCGCTATCAACACTACCATCGACCTCTGCCGACAGGCTTCCGTGCCTGTGATATTCACGCGCCACCGTCACAAGTCACCGGATGACTACGGCATGCTCTACGAGTGGTGGAACGGAGACATCATTAAAGACGGCACCGTTGAGGCTGAACTCATACCGGAGTTGGACCGAAGAGAAAGCGACTTGGTGGTGGAAAAACACACTTACAGTGCCTTCATAG ATACAAACCTAGAGGAGAAACTGTTGGAGATGGGGAAAAAGGAGGTAATAGTGAGTGGAGTAATGACCAACCTGTGTTGTGAGACAACAGCCAGAGAGGCATTTGTTAGAGGATTCAGAGTCTTCTTTTCGACAGATGCTACTGCTACTTCCTCAGCAGAATTGCATGATGCTACACTGAAGAACTTAGCATATGGTTTCACTTATTTGGTTGACTGCAAAAGGATTCAATCTGCGTTTTCAAATTCCTGA